One region of Halomicrobium sp. LC1Hm genomic DNA includes:
- a CDS encoding ThuA domain-containing protein, whose amino-acid sequence MVAVTVWNEYVHEREDDAVAEIYPDGIHETIADALTERGHETRTATLQEPEHGLTESVLDDTDVLLWWGHAAHDEVADDVVERVCDAVNDGLGLLVLHSAHFSKPFRRLLGTPCTLNWREAGERERLWAIDPDHAILDGIETPIVVPEAETYGEPFGIPQPDEHVFSSWFEGGEVFRSGVCYRRGSGRIFYFRPGHETYPIYHDETIQDVLANAVEWAAPTGRSVTQWDNVNVEARE is encoded by the coding sequence ATGGTCGCTGTCACTGTCTGGAACGAGTACGTACACGAGCGAGAAGACGACGCCGTCGCGGAGATCTACCCCGACGGCATCCACGAGACGATCGCCGACGCGCTGACCGAGCGCGGCCACGAGACGCGAACGGCGACCCTGCAAGAACCCGAGCACGGCCTCACCGAGTCGGTGCTCGACGACACCGACGTGTTGCTCTGGTGGGGTCACGCCGCTCACGACGAGGTCGCAGACGACGTGGTCGAGCGGGTCTGTGACGCGGTCAACGACGGCCTCGGCCTGCTCGTGCTCCACTCGGCGCACTTCTCGAAGCCCTTCCGGCGACTGCTGGGGACGCCCTGTACCCTGAACTGGCGAGAGGCAGGCGAGCGTGAGCGTCTCTGGGCGATCGATCCCGACCACGCGATCCTCGACGGCATCGAGACGCCGATCGTCGTCCCCGAGGCCGAGACCTACGGCGAGCCGTTCGGAATCCCACAGCCCGACGAACACGTCTTCAGCTCCTGGTTCGAGGGCGGCGAGGTGTTCCGCTCGGGCGTCTGCTATCGCCGCGGCAGCGGCCGGATCTTCTACTTCCGACCGGGCCACGAGACGTACCCGATCTACCACGACGAGACGATTCAGGACGTGCTCGCGAACGCCGTCGAGTGGGCGGCACCGACAGGTCGCAGCGTCACTCAGTGGGACAACGTCAACGTCGAAGCCAGAGAGTAA
- a CDS encoding tRNA (cytidine(56)-2'-O)-methyltransferase, with protein MQGEPEVAVLRLGHRPGRDERMTTHVGLTARALGADRLVLANAGASRQDTVEDITDRFGGPFEVEVTEQPNRFLKDWSGSIAHLTMYGLPVQEVEGEIRAAHRSEPLLLVVGAEKVSFEVYERADWNVGVTNQPHSEVAGLAVFLDRLFEGRELDREWEDADRVVQPRPEGKRVVPAEEAAETADDG; from the coding sequence ATGCAAGGCGAACCCGAGGTCGCCGTCCTCCGACTCGGCCACCGTCCCGGCCGAGACGAACGGATGACGACCCACGTCGGACTCACGGCCCGGGCTCTGGGTGCGGATCGGCTCGTCCTCGCGAACGCGGGCGCGAGCCGGCAGGACACCGTCGAGGACATCACCGACCGTTTCGGCGGCCCCTTCGAGGTCGAGGTCACCGAGCAACCGAACCGCTTCCTGAAAGACTGGTCGGGCTCGATCGCCCACCTCACCATGTACGGCCTCCCGGTCCAGGAGGTCGAAGGCGAGATCCGCGCGGCCCACCGGAGCGAGCCGCTGCTGCTGGTCGTGGGCGCGGAGAAGGTCAGCTTCGAGGTGTACGAGCGGGCCGACTGGAACGTCGGCGTGACGAACCAGCCCCACTCAGAGGTCGCCGGGCTGGCGGTCTTCCTCGATCGACTCTTCGAGGGGCGCGAACTCGACCGCGAGTGGGAAGACGCGGACCGCGTCGTCCAGCCCCGGCCCGAGGGAAAGCGCGTCGTCCCGGCCGAGGAAGCCGCCGAGACAGCCGACGACGGGTAG
- a CDS encoding DUF5803 family protein, producing the protein MRRRGLVLAAVLALVALSGCTSLLGPGEPDPQRLNESADYDWDSSVNASITLEKNASAHVYGTENRSELQVYKRDALGQESHLEIRALQYRYPNGTVVTADHSALSVTQTRERTILDVPNETAGQVAFTAPRQGKRYSTPVFVEGATNFTLPPGARVGVPLLSQVNPPASERSVTDNRMTLTYENVTAQTIRVRYYLQRDLLIFGSVFGGGIVLAIGGSVYYWRQIQSLKRKREETAIDIDTDGDDFGDDGPPPGMR; encoded by the coding sequence ATGAGGCGTCGGGGTCTCGTGCTCGCTGCGGTGCTCGCACTCGTCGCCCTGAGTGGCTGCACCTCGCTTCTCGGGCCGGGCGAACCGGACCCCCAGCGGCTCAACGAATCCGCCGACTACGACTGGGATTCGAGCGTCAACGCCTCCATCACCCTCGAAAAGAACGCCTCCGCCCACGTGTACGGTACCGAGAACCGCTCGGAGCTCCAGGTGTACAAGCGCGACGCGCTGGGCCAGGAGAGCCATCTCGAAATCAGGGCCCTTCAGTACCGATACCCGAACGGGACCGTCGTCACCGCCGATCACTCGGCGCTGTCGGTGACCCAGACCCGCGAGCGGACCATCCTCGACGTGCCCAACGAGACCGCCGGACAGGTCGCGTTCACTGCGCCGCGACAGGGCAAACGCTACTCGACGCCGGTGTTCGTCGAGGGGGCGACGAACTTCACCCTCCCGCCGGGGGCCCGCGTCGGCGTCCCGCTGCTCTCGCAGGTGAACCCACCGGCCAGCGAGCGATCGGTGACGGACAACCGGATGACGCTGACCTACGAGAACGTGACCGCCCAGACGATCCGCGTGCGGTACTACCTCCAGCGTGACCTGCTGATCTTCGGCTCGGTCTTCGGAGGTGGGATCGTTCTGGCGATCGGCGGGAGCGTCTACTACTGGCGACAGATCCAGTCGCTGAAACGAAAGCGCGAGGAGACGGCTATCGACATCGACACGGACGGCGACGACTTCGGCGACGACGGGCCGCCGCCGGGCATGCGGTAG
- a CDS encoding thioredoxin domain-containing protein: MDDLSPTRRSLLLAGGAAAASLAGCLDSSGGGSEQPDGTATVTTGSISTPVAGDPEADVTVAVYEDFACPHCATFNQEVYPDIRSEYVESGAIRYEHHDFPLPVDQNVSLEAPNAARAVQDGVGDEAFFEYADLLFENQGSLGPDRYASLAREVDADPSTVKTAAVEQAYEATIEADREGGIDAGVDRTPTALVNGERVEASYEALSAAIDAAQSDST, from the coding sequence ATGGACGATCTCTCTCCGACGCGGCGCTCGCTGTTGCTGGCCGGCGGCGCGGCGGCTGCCTCGCTCGCGGGCTGTCTCGACTCCTCGGGTGGCGGCTCCGAGCAACCGGACGGAACGGCGACGGTGACGACCGGTTCGATCTCGACGCCGGTCGCGGGCGATCCCGAGGCCGACGTGACGGTCGCCGTCTACGAGGACTTCGCCTGTCCGCACTGTGCAACGTTCAACCAGGAAGTCTACCCAGACATCCGCTCGGAGTACGTCGAGAGCGGGGCGATCCGGTACGAACACCACGACTTCCCCCTGCCGGTCGACCAGAACGTCTCTCTGGAGGCTCCGAACGCGGCCCGAGCGGTGCAGGACGGCGTCGGCGACGAGGCCTTCTTCGAGTACGCCGACCTCCTGTTCGAGAACCAGGGCTCGCTGGGGCCGGACCGCTACGCGTCGCTGGCTCGGGAGGTCGACGCGGACCCGTCGACGGTGAAGACCGCAGCGGTCGAACAGGCCTACGAGGCGACCATCGAGGCCGATCGCGAGGGCGGCATCGACGCGGGAGTCGACCGGACGCCGACGGCGCTGGTCAACGGCGAGAGGGTCGAAGCCAGCTACGAGGCACTCAGCGCCGCGATCGACGCGGCCCAGTCCGACAGCACTTAA
- a CDS encoding SRPBCC family protein: protein MTVRVERTMTVPASPERVWEFIADPDRRAAPISVIERWETHDDGSATWHLALPIPLIDSTVAVETSDDERRAPDYVSFTGRSKVMSVRGEHELEAIERDDADVATRLTNRFVVDGRIPGVERFFKRNFDAELENLERALLADIEERP, encoded by the coding sequence ATGACTGTCCGGGTCGAGCGGACGATGACGGTACCGGCGTCGCCCGAGCGTGTCTGGGAGTTCATCGCAGACCCGGACCGACGCGCCGCGCCGATCAGCGTCATCGAGCGCTGGGAGACACACGACGACGGCTCGGCCACGTGGCACCTCGCGCTCCCGATCCCGCTGATCGACAGCACGGTCGCCGTCGAGACCAGCGACGACGAACGGCGCGCGCCCGACTACGTCAGCTTCACCGGCCGCTCGAAGGTGATGTCGGTGCGGGGCGAACACGAACTCGAAGCGATCGAGCGGGACGACGCGGACGTGGCGACGCGACTGACGAACCGGTTCGTCGTCGACGGTCGAATCCCGGGCGTCGAGCGATTCTTCAAGCGCAACTTCGACGCCGAGCTGGAGAACCTCGAACGCGCGCTGCTGGCGGACATCGAAGAGCGGCCATGA
- a CDS encoding phosphate-starvation-inducible PsiE family protein, with translation MSGDEQPPPAQNSSDRVESGSSASLGERYSHAVGRFVHGVELAAATVFALLFAVGVFDLILEILDAVRSGRITDPLVVIRFIDTGLLLLIIVEVYQTVLAYVEQNDTRRVVRLVIYTGVIAMVRKAIIFRTGEYATLEDAVLAAGSYAIIILALVALLFVERVYGNDSLQLSDGESA, from the coding sequence ATGAGCGGCGACGAACAGCCCCCGCCCGCCCAGAACTCGTCTGACCGTGTCGAGAGTGGGTCTTCGGCGTCGCTGGGAGAACGCTACTCACACGCCGTGGGTCGATTTGTCCACGGAGTCGAACTCGCTGCCGCGACGGTCTTTGCCCTGCTCTTTGCGGTCGGGGTGTTCGACCTGATTCTGGAGATACTCGATGCCGTGCGATCGGGCAGGATCACCGACCCGCTCGTCGTCATCAGGTTCATCGACACCGGGCTCCTCTTGTTGATCATCGTCGAGGTGTACCAGACCGTGCTCGCGTACGTCGAACAGAACGACACTCGGAGAGTCGTCAGGCTGGTCATTTACACCGGCGTCATAGCGATGGTTCGGAAAGCCATCATCTTCCGCACGGGAGAGTACGCCACGCTGGAAGACGCCGTGTTGGCCGCCGGGTCGTACGCGATCATCATTCTCGCGCTGGTCGCACTGCTCTTCGTCGAGCGGGTCTACGGGAACGACTCTCTCCAGTTGTCCGACGGCGAGTCCGCGTAG
- a CDS encoding carbon-nitrogen family hydrolase, giving the protein MKTALAQHRVEAGTVEGNVERATAMIERAADRGGALVALPELFATGYFAFDAYARTAESLAGPTLTRLREAAIEHDIALLAGSIVEDLAASHEAGIETPATTGYANTSVLFDSDGQRRSVYRKHHLFGYGSAEQDLLEPGERIQTADIGGFTVGVTTCYDLRFPELYRELADRGVTLVLVPSAWPYPRVEHWSVLPKARAVENLTYVAAVNGVGTFDDEALLGRSTVYDPWGTPIASTGDEPALVTADLDPDRVAAVRESFPALDDRRQP; this is encoded by the coding sequence ATGAAGACCGCGCTCGCACAGCACCGCGTCGAGGCGGGCACCGTCGAGGGGAACGTCGAGCGAGCGACGGCGATGATCGAACGAGCCGCCGACCGCGGTGGGGCGCTCGTCGCGCTGCCGGAGCTGTTTGCCACCGGCTACTTCGCCTTCGACGCCTACGCCCGCACCGCCGAGTCCCTGGCCGGGCCGACGCTCACGCGACTGCGGGAGGCAGCGATCGAGCACGACATCGCTCTCCTCGCGGGATCGATCGTCGAGGACCTGGCCGCCAGCCACGAGGCCGGCATCGAGACGCCGGCCACGACGGGCTACGCCAACACGTCGGTGCTGTTCGACAGCGACGGACAGCGCCGCAGCGTGTATCGCAAACACCACCTGTTTGGCTACGGCTCGGCCGAGCAGGACCTACTGGAGCCGGGCGAGCGCATCCAGACTGCCGACATCGGTGGCTTTACCGTCGGCGTCACGACCTGCTACGACCTCCGGTTTCCGGAACTCTACCGGGAACTGGCCGACCGCGGGGTCACGCTCGTGCTCGTCCCGAGCGCGTGGCCCTACCCTCGCGTCGAGCACTGGTCGGTCCTGCCGAAGGCACGCGCCGTCGAGAACCTCACGTACGTCGCGGCGGTAAACGGCGTCGGCACGTTCGACGACGAGGCGCTGCTCGGTCGCTCGACGGTGTACGATCCGTGGGGGACGCCGATCGCGTCGACGGGCGACGAGCCGGCACTCGTCACCGCCGACCTCGATCCGGATCGGGTCGCCGCCGTCCGCGAGTCGTTCCCGGCGCTCGACGACCGTCGTCAACCCTGA
- a CDS encoding DUF2797 domain-containing protein, whose protein sequence is MQVVGYRARVDESAALRLGTDGTVRTEPLEPGQRVSYSLGERHCAGTIDEGTHVACEAPTAPYCDRHTDRWPCARCRGDCAMPLESCHEEHAVYLAAFAPATFKVGVTRSWRLERRLREQGADRAAHLRTVANGRVARQIETEIAATVGDSVRVPTKIEGLHRSVEEAAWRTLLDEFEPIETFEFEYGLGLTDRPIAETLLSGTVVGSQGRLLVVENGGGTYAVDLRDTVGYEISEDSADRQLQASLGAFS, encoded by the coding sequence GTGCAAGTCGTCGGCTATCGCGCTCGCGTCGACGAGTCGGCCGCGCTCCGGCTCGGGACCGACGGGACCGTTCGAACGGAGCCACTGGAGCCCGGCCAGCGGGTGTCGTACTCGCTCGGCGAGCGCCACTGTGCGGGCACGATCGACGAGGGAACGCACGTCGCTTGCGAGGCTCCGACGGCACCCTACTGTGACAGACACACCGATCGCTGGCCGTGTGCGCGGTGTCGCGGGGACTGTGCGATGCCACTGGAGAGCTGTCACGAGGAACACGCCGTCTACCTGGCCGCCTTCGCCCCGGCGACGTTCAAAGTCGGCGTCACCCGCTCGTGGCGGCTCGAACGGCGACTGCGAGAACAGGGAGCCGACCGGGCGGCCCACCTCCGGACCGTCGCGAACGGACGCGTCGCTCGCCAGATCGAGACCGAGATCGCCGCGACGGTGGGCGACAGCGTCCGCGTGCCGACGAAGATCGAGGGGCTACACCGATCGGTCGAAGAGGCCGCCTGGCGGACGCTGCTCGACGAGTTCGAGCCCATCGAGACGTTCGAGTTCGAGTACGGGCTGGGCCTGACCGACCGCCCGATCGCCGAGACGCTGCTGTCTGGCACCGTCGTCGGGTCGCAAGGCCGTCTCCTCGTCGTCGAGAACGGCGGCGGAACCTACGCCGTCGACCTCCGGGACACCGTCGGCTACGAGATCAGCGAGGACAGCGCCGATCGGCAGCTCCAGGCCAGTCTCGGCGCGTTCAGTTGA
- a CDS encoding molybdopterin-binding protein, with amino-acid sequence MHVALVTVGDELLAGDTVNTNAAWLGRQLADRGVSVERTTVVPDRLADIARVVNEYHAEYDAVVVTGGLGPTHDDKTIEGVAAAFGRDVVESEEALSWLEEHGGYERADLTDGTGHVPEGARVLPNHEGVAPGCVVENCYVLPGVPAEMKRMFEEIEDAFDGEGRHVTVVETDEPESALLDRLAAVQERFPVKVGSYPGERVSVKFEGTDRKLVREAAAWFEARVESADD; translated from the coding sequence ATGCACGTCGCGCTGGTCACGGTCGGCGACGAACTACTCGCTGGCGACACCGTCAACACGAACGCCGCGTGGCTCGGCCGCCAGCTCGCCGACCGCGGGGTGTCGGTCGAACGGACGACGGTCGTCCCGGATCGGCTGGCGGACATCGCCCGGGTCGTCAATGAGTACCACGCCGAGTACGACGCCGTCGTCGTCACCGGCGGGCTCGGACCGACACACGACGACAAGACGATCGAGGGCGTCGCCGCCGCCTTCGGCCGTGACGTGGTCGAGAGCGAGGAGGCGCTGTCGTGGCTGGAAGAACACGGCGGCTACGAGCGTGCCGATCTGACCGACGGCACCGGCCACGTCCCAGAAGGGGCGCGTGTGCTGCCCAACCACGAGGGCGTCGCGCCGGGCTGTGTCGTCGAGAACTGCTACGTGCTGCCGGGTGTCCCCGCAGAGATGAAACGGATGTTCGAGGAGATCGAGGACGCGTTCGACGGCGAAGGGCGACACGTCACCGTCGTCGAGACCGACGAACCCGAGAGCGCGCTGCTGGATCGCCTCGCCGCGGTCCAGGAGCGGTTCCCGGTGAAAGTCGGGAGCTATCCGGGCGAGCGTGTCAGCGTCAAGTTCGAAGGGACCGATCGGAAACTCGTCCGGGAAGCGGCGGCGTGGTTCGAAGCGCGGGTCGAGTCCGCCGACGACTAG
- a CDS encoding ATP-NAD kinase family protein — MRRIGVVVNPIAGMGGRVGLKGTDGKVEAARERGRARAPERAATALAALREYGDEIEVLTWGEPMGAGAARDAGFDPVVLGEPASEETTSEETRAAVRAFREHGVDLVFFVGGDGTAVDVAEELGDETPMLGVPAGVKVYSSVFGVSPRAAGRIAARFTDTERAEVNDIDEDEYRRGEVVTELRAVVRVPQADERQSAKQLGGGTVETLAEAVAEEARPGVTYVLGPGSTVGAIKSALGFDGTTLGVDVWRDGAVLVRDGGEAEIVDALGEDNVVIVSPIGGQGFVFGRGNQQLSPAVIERCEIEVVASRAKLDDIGVLRVDTGDPALDERLRGWLRVRVGAFERRLVEVA; from the coding sequence ATGCGCCGAATCGGTGTCGTCGTCAACCCCATCGCCGGGATGGGTGGGCGGGTCGGACTCAAAGGGACGGACGGCAAAGTCGAAGCGGCTCGCGAGCGGGGCCGAGCCCGCGCACCCGAGCGTGCGGCCACCGCGCTGGCCGCACTCCGGGAGTACGGCGACGAGATCGAGGTGCTCACCTGGGGCGAGCCGATGGGTGCCGGGGCGGCTCGGGACGCGGGATTCGACCCGGTCGTGCTCGGGGAGCCGGCGAGCGAGGAGACGACGAGCGAGGAGACGCGGGCCGCCGTGCGTGCCTTCCGCGAGCACGGTGTCGATCTCGTGTTCTTCGTGGGCGGTGACGGCACCGCCGTCGACGTGGCCGAGGAGCTCGGCGACGAGACGCCGATGCTCGGCGTGCCGGCCGGCGTCAAGGTGTATTCGTCGGTCTTCGGCGTCTCGCCGCGTGCGGCCGGCCGCATCGCCGCCCGCTTTACCGACACCGAACGGGCGGAGGTCAACGACATCGACGAGGACGAGTACCGTCGGGGCGAGGTCGTCACCGAGCTCCGGGCCGTCGTCCGCGTCCCGCAGGCAGACGAGCGCCAGTCCGCGAAGCAACTCGGGGGCGGCACCGTCGAGACGCTGGCCGAGGCCGTCGCCGAGGAGGCACGGCCGGGAGTCACCTACGTCCTCGGACCGGGCAGCACCGTCGGCGCGATCAAGTCGGCGCTGGGGTTCGACGGCACGACCCTGGGCGTCGACGTGTGGCGAGACGGGGCAGTTCTCGTCAGGGACGGCGGCGAGGCGGAGATCGTCGACGCGCTCGGCGAGGACAACGTCGTGATCGTCTCGCCCATCGGCGGACAGGGGTTCGTCTTCGGCCGAGGGAACCAGCAGCTGTCGCCGGCCGTCATCGAACGCTGTGAGATCGAGGTCGTGGCCTCGCGGGCCAAGCTCGACGACATCGGCGTGTTGCGCGTCGACACCGGCGATCCAGCACTGGACGAGCGGTTGCGCGGCTGGCTCCGGGTGCGCGTCGGTGCCTTCGAGCGCCGTCTCGTCGAGGTCGCCTGA
- a CDS encoding phosphate uptake regulator PhoU, with the protein METRKVQRLGPSTLAMTLPAEWASAHDVEKGDEVSLRISGNGALTVLPESVQAEESEAIIYAANLDADAVERAIVAQYVLGRRIIHIDAGEGETLPSEHINAVYNAETQLMGLGVIEERPERIAIRCSVDPEDFTLNNLLERLESTGSTMRNEAVKSLAHGNPDLAQRALNRERQANKIFVLLLRLIFTSYQNPNLARAVGLDDGFPLIGYRSIAKNLELTADNAEDIAEIALESDDHTLTVESSTMRRIRDFTDQVNEITEKAVAATVERDYDSAIEVRETYAEIGDRETEILDDLPEMGNESLLQVREVLVSLQQTAEYAVRNAEIATNLALNEESEHTEIK; encoded by the coding sequence ATGGAAACCCGAAAGGTACAGCGGTTGGGCCCTTCGACGCTCGCGATGACGTTGCCGGCGGAGTGGGCCAGCGCCCACGACGTGGAGAAAGGCGACGAAGTGTCGCTGCGAATCAGCGGCAACGGTGCCCTGACTGTGTTGCCCGAATCGGTACAGGCAGAGGAGTCCGAGGCGATCATCTACGCCGCCAACCTCGACGCCGACGCCGTCGAGCGAGCGATCGTCGCCCAGTACGTGCTGGGCCGCCGGATCATCCACATCGACGCTGGCGAGGGCGAGACGCTCCCCTCGGAACACATCAACGCCGTCTACAACGCCGAGACCCAGCTGATGGGGCTGGGCGTCATCGAGGAGCGACCGGAGCGCATCGCCATCCGGTGCTCGGTCGACCCCGAAGACTTCACGCTGAACAACCTCCTCGAACGGCTCGAATCGACCGGCAGCACCATGCGAAACGAGGCTGTCAAGTCACTGGCCCACGGCAACCCCGACCTCGCACAGCGCGCACTCAACCGGGAACGCCAGGCCAACAAGATCTTCGTGCTGCTCCTTCGCCTCATCTTCACCTCCTACCAGAACCCCAATCTGGCGCGGGCGGTCGGGCTCGACGACGGCTTCCCGCTGATCGGCTACCGATCGATCGCGAAGAACCTGGAGTTGACTGCCGACAACGCCGAGGACATCGCCGAGATCGCCCTGGAGTCCGACGATCACACGCTCACGGTCGAGTCCTCGACGATGCGTCGGATCCGCGATTTCACCGATCAGGTCAACGAGATCACGGAGAAGGCGGTGGCCGCCACCGTCGAGCGCGACTACGACAGCGCGATCGAGGTCCGTGAGACCTACGCCGAGATCGGCGACCGAGAGACCGAGATTCTGGACGATCTACCGGAGATGGGCAACGAGTCTCTCCTGCAGGTTCGGGAAGTCCTCGTGAGTCTCCAGCAGACCGCCGAGTACGCCGTCCGAAACGCCGAGATCGCGACGAACCTCGCACTCAACGAGGAGTCCGAGCACACCGAGATCAAGTAA
- a CDS encoding PGF-CTERM sorting domain-containing protein — MPDVQRETILTGGMVVLVVAMLATPLAVPGVLDEPDDENVRPSYLHLQTEDSTINVTSVPGRTANLQLDTRLVHSGGPARNVTLEVRAIDAESGLLEDQVYESVGNVTGDRSVSVLTDLSVERQGGYRIETIVYEDGDRVARGTRTISGVQALTPDYADSTVAFERYENSPAEIPTIAVDPTTTSDNRSELSVTAALTNDGDTEAGDVTLRLRARQAESNLVAAQSRQEVGSIRPGRTVEPGTTLTVPDGYNYYIDAILLRDGVVIDTAIGVANLDPTRVVEANETRRAVEFDTGDFDDESTSGGDGSRAEETRTTTGGGPGFGVGLALVALLATALLTARRQIND, encoded by the coding sequence ATGCCGGACGTGCAACGCGAAACGATACTCACCGGCGGCATGGTCGTTCTCGTCGTCGCCATGCTCGCCACACCGCTCGCGGTCCCCGGGGTGCTCGACGAGCCTGACGACGAGAACGTCCGGCCGAGCTACCTCCACCTCCAGACCGAGGACTCGACGATCAACGTCACCTCGGTGCCCGGTCGGACGGCAAACCTCCAGCTCGACACCCGGCTCGTCCACAGCGGCGGGCCGGCGAGAAACGTCACGCTCGAAGTCCGCGCGATCGACGCCGAGTCGGGCCTGCTGGAAGATCAGGTCTACGAGTCCGTCGGCAACGTGACTGGCGATCGATCGGTCTCGGTGCTGACCGACCTCTCGGTCGAGCGCCAGGGCGGCTACCGCATCGAGACGATCGTCTACGAGGACGGCGACCGCGTCGCCCGCGGCACGCGGACGATCAGCGGCGTCCAGGCACTGACGCCCGACTACGCCGACTCGACGGTGGCGTTCGAGCGCTACGAGAACTCCCCAGCGGAAATTCCGACGATCGCCGTCGACCCGACGACGACGAGCGACAACCGCTCGGAGCTGTCGGTGACGGCCGCGCTGACCAACGACGGCGACACCGAAGCCGGCGACGTGACGCTGCGGCTCCGGGCTCGCCAGGCCGAGTCGAACCTCGTCGCCGCACAGTCCCGCCAGGAGGTCGGCTCGATCCGTCCGGGCCGGACCGTCGAGCCCGGCACGACGCTGACGGTCCCCGACGGCTACAACTACTACATCGACGCAATCCTGCTGCGTGACGGGGTCGTGATCGACACCGCGATCGGCGTCGCCAACCTCGACCCGACCCGCGTCGTCGAGGCCAACGAGACGCGCCGAGCGGTCGAGTTCGACACCGGCGACTTCGACGACGAGAGCACCAGCGGAGGAGACGGCAGTCGGGCGGAGGAGACCCGAACGACCACCGGCGGCGGTCCCGGCTTCGGCGTCGGGCTCGCGCTCGTGGCACTGCTCGCAACCGCACTGCTGACCGCACGGAGACAGATCAATGACTGA
- a CDS encoding DUF2110 family protein: protein MVVLATKLYVDGDARQRALDSLTSLVGNELADLDVEYDVGIRDDDFPSVTISGPDETIARNLLGEEFGEIVPTLEAGETYVGTLDSWDDDGFVLDVGHGDSVRLPADSIGLGRGSPEQVRTRFGLVQHLPLEFVNDDPPRLSDAAQDELYEWTRGQGRVNVNSATRAEVRATVNRAGHAQDIVTVERVGLLEQSIVCRDETDPPGLLSSIGQYLPSELLCIVP, encoded by the coding sequence ATGGTCGTACTCGCAACGAAGCTGTACGTCGACGGCGACGCTCGCCAGCGTGCGCTCGATTCGCTGACCTCGCTCGTGGGGAACGAACTCGCGGATCTGGACGTGGAGTACGACGTGGGGATCCGTGACGACGACTTCCCGAGCGTCACGATCTCGGGGCCAGACGAGACGATCGCCCGGAACCTCCTGGGCGAGGAGTTCGGCGAGATCGTCCCGACCCTCGAAGCCGGCGAGACCTACGTCGGCACGCTCGACTCCTGGGACGACGACGGGTTCGTCCTCGACGTCGGCCACGGCGACTCCGTCCGGCTGCCGGCCGACTCGATCGGACTGGGCCGGGGGAGTCCCGAACAGGTCCGGACCCGCTTCGGACTGGTCCAGCACCTCCCGCTGGAGTTCGTCAACGACGATCCGCCACGCCTCAGCGACGCCGCTCAGGACGAACTGTACGAGTGGACCCGAGGACAGGGCCGCGTCAACGTCAACAGCGCGACCCGGGCAGAGGTTCGGGCGACCGTCAACCGCGCCGGCCACGCCCAGGACATCGTCACCGTCGAGCGCGTCGGCCTGCTCGAACAGAGCATCGTCTGCCGCGACGAGACCGATCCGCCGGGGCTGCTGTCCAGCATCGGCCAGTACCTGCCCTCTGAGCTGCTCTGTATCGTCCCATGA
- a CDS encoding transcription factor, whose translation MAFEDLLEDPVIQKYLHELVGPKGMPVAAAPPDGEVTDEELAEELGLELNDVRRALFILYENDLASYRRLRDEDSGWLTYLWTFKYENIPEKLEEEMHRLLDALEDRESYERDNEFYLCERCGIRFEFDEAMEFGFQCPECGDQVESMENTRLVDAMDERIAKLRDELNVDHEREDAEA comes from the coding sequence ATGGCTTTTGAGGACCTCCTGGAGGATCCTGTGATACAGAAATACCTCCACGAACTCGTCGGACCGAAAGGGATGCCGGTCGCCGCCGCGCCGCCGGACGGCGAAGTGACCGACGAAGAACTCGCCGAAGAGCTGGGACTGGAGCTCAACGACGTGCGCCGGGCGCTGTTCATTCTCTACGAGAACGACCTGGCGTCGTATCGACGACTCCGAGACGAGGACTCGGGGTGGCTCACCTACCTCTGGACGTTCAAGTACGAGAACATCCCAGAGAAGCTCGAAGAGGAGATGCACCGCCTGCTCGACGCGCTCGAAGACCGCGAGTCCTACGAGCGAGACAACGAGTTCTACCTCTGTGAGCGCTGTGGCATCCGCTTCGAGTTCGACGAGGCGATGGAGTTCGGTTTCCAGTGTCCCGAGTGCGGTGACCAGGTCGAATCGATGGAGAACACGCGACTCGTCGACGCCATGGACGAGCGGATCGCGAAGCTCCGCGACGAACTCAACGTCGACCACGAACGAGAGGACGCCGAAGCCTGA